In one Buteo buteo chromosome 10, bButBut1.hap1.1, whole genome shotgun sequence genomic region, the following are encoded:
- the C10H1orf146 gene encoding protein SPO16 homolog: MTESGGQEQSRWITTVIMSTALQNHEISTILQRQQHRVRYSESVEMGSVIFSLSGVAFLLSDIQELLMTGEEQFSKRIQKFINIHRNSFLVLSAALHGPEEWNVMFRIQRRFLGSNLRVIPVHNTAETVKLMLTIAKVTSKPQADDTRYKIAITKAQIIENSPVWKMLQDYQLHCN; this comes from the exons atgacagaaagtgGTGGGCAGGAACAGTCAAGATGGATAACAACAGTTATTAtgagcacagctctgcag aatCATGAAATTTCTACAATTCTACAGAGGCAACAACACCGAGTTCGATATTCAGAATCAGTGGAAATGGGATCCGtgattttttctctttctg GTGTTGCATTTTTACTGTCAGACATTCAAGAATTGCTTATGACAGGGGAAGAACAGTTTTCCAAAAGAATTCAGAAGTTCATAAACATTCATCGGAacagttttttggttttgtcagcTGCTCTTCATGGACCAGAAGAATGGAATGTCATGTTTAGGATTCAAAGAAG ATTCCTGGGCAGTAATTTACGTGTAATACCAGTTCATAATACTGCTGAAACTGTTAAGTTAATGCTAACTATAGCTAAG GTAACTTCCAAGCCACAAGCAGATGATACTCGTTACAAAATAGCAATAACGAAAGCCCAAATAATAGAAAACAGTCCAGTTTGGAAGATGCTTCAGGACTACCAGTTGCATTGTAATTAA